Genomic DNA from Variovorax sp. S12S4:
GGTGCCCAAGGTGGTGTTCGACTTGATCGAGCTCTTGCGCAACGAGGACGCCTCTATTCCCGTGGTTGCACGCAAGGTCGAGCTCGACCAGGTGCTGACGGCGCGGGTGCTGCGCATGGCCAACTCTCCGTACTTCGGGCTGCGCCGCAAAATCCTCTCGATCCAAGACGCGATCCAGCTGCTGGGTTTCTCGTCGATCCGCTCGCTGGTGGTGAGCTCCGGCCTTACGGGCACGTTCCGCAAGGTCGACGGGGTGCATCTGCCGTCTTTCTGGTCGCACAGCCTGCGCGTGGCGGCGGTGGCGCGCTACCTTGCCGGCAAGACCCGCAGCGTGGACCAGAGCCTTGCGTTCACCGTGGGCAGCATGCACGCCATCGGCCACCTGATCATGGCCGGCGCCATGAAGGAGCAAATGGCCAAGCTCAACGCCGTGCACCCGTTCGACATGATGGGCCGGCTCGAGGTCGAACGGCAGAAGTTCGGCTTTCACTACGGCGAAGTGGGCGCCCGGCTGGCTGCCCGCTGGGAGTTTGCGCCCG
This window encodes:
- a CDS encoding HDOD domain-containing protein yields the protein MTLDELFAESHLLPTVPKVVFDLIELLRNEDASIPVVARKVELDQVLTARVLRMANSPYFGLRRKILSIQDAIQLLGFSSIRSLVVSSGLTGTFRKVDGVHLPSFWSHSLRVAAVARYLAGKTRSVDQSLAFTVGSMHAIGHLIMAGAMKEQMAKLNAVHPFDMMGRLEVERQKFGFHYGEVGARLAARWEFAPEFISALSCFANPMEAEQVDPLANVLHLAVWRVALEREGLRIGDSQHVWPAQSADAIGISEDVMQDMPAPRELASDLESMIA